The Salvia miltiorrhiza cultivar Shanhuang (shh) chromosome 2, IMPLAD_Smil_shh, whole genome shotgun sequence DNA window AAAGGGTGGGATTTTGTGATGCAATAGACAAGTTCATGTACCTTCACCACCAATAGTGGTTGGAATTTAATATTAACAACACGATTAACCAATTGCAGTTatgttcttttgtttttttcttatatttagcACCATCTTAGTTACTAGTCTTGATATGTTTAAATCTGGCTCTCAGAGGACAACTTGCCTAGCATTGCATTTGCTGGAAGTGTCTATGAGAAGACTGCTTTAGTTCATCATTGCATTTAACCGGTTTACCAAGCTCTGTTTTACTAATTGGTGGAAAGGTCCTTGTGTAATTGTTAATTTggtaaatttttatgtatttttattagattCTTAATTTGTAGCATAGTGATAAGTtacttaatatttattttaaatcattATCTTATGAGCGGTGGTGAATTGTGATTTACTTGTCTTGTATGATGATTACCACACTTTAgcacttgatttttttattaaaagcaTGATGCATCTGCAAAGTCTTCCTCCTTTTTATTTGCTGTTTGATGCAATGACCTGGATTCTGGCTAATGTAGCATTCACTGCTGGCAAGGATTGCAGTTGCTTGACCTGCTTCTAATCAGTTCAGGCACGACATACACAACAAGTCCATGCCTATGGAGAAATGTTCGTATAGCCCATGATTGAATTGAGTTTCAATTGTTTTGCTGATTACTTTGATCATTTAAGAGAAAGTTAGGTCATGGtttatttactttatcaaaCTAAGTCTTATGGCAGATTAGAATGATATAGTGTAACTTCATTCGAAAATGAAGCTTCTTAATATCAATTGTTCAGTCAATTCAAGCGTTTAAAAGGTttacaatttaaattataaaccCGCCTCaaaacaatttaaattatggacCGTTTTTTGCTGTTTATTTTACTTGTGCAGCGTGCAATTCCTATAGAATCTGAACAGGCCAGGGAGCAAGCATTTATTGCTGTATCAATGTTTCTAGGATTGGTAATGTATAACAGTGTAAGTGCTACGTTTCTAGGGATTGGTAATGTGTAACAACAGTGTAAGTACTGGATTCTATAGTTAAGTCATACTTTCAACTCAATGCTCTGATCTTGAAGAACTTTTAGGTTTGGTGGATGGTCAATCTAGCCGGAGACAAAAGCATGACTCAAAATTGAAATGGAAATGATGGTTGTCAGCATGTGAATCGAGCATAGGTATGGAAGGCTTACTTGAAAAACTCCATAGATTTGTATTTCTTAACAGGGATTGGTTTCTCCTTTAATGTTTCAGTCATGTTAGCAGTCTGCCATCAGTTTGGCCTATTCACACACAGTTTTTATATGTAGCCTTGTACAGCCGCATTGCCACACTAACAACTACTCctttcgtccacaaaaaaaagtCATAGAAGGGGATGGCAcggatttgaaaaaaaatggttgagtgtgttgtgagtggagaaatggtcccacttgaaaggtagtgttaataatgataattcattatattgtgagtggagaaagaagCCCATCATGTGGTAGAAAGGGTAAATAAGTAGATATATTTAGGGTAATAAGTTGTGGGgtattgtccaaaaatggaaagggACTTATTTTTGTGGACGTACCAAAATGGCCAAAACaggctattttttgtggacagagggaATACTTATCTTGGTTTAACTCGTGCATATGCCCCCTTTCCAAGAAACTTCAGTTCTTGTCTTGTTCTTTTGGGGCGTGTACATGTTGTTTACTTGTGAGGATTTGTTATTTGGTGCATAGATCACTTAAGGGGCGTTTACTTTAGAGAGTTAGCCTAGATAGGTAAAAATACTATAGGCTAATATGATGCTTACTAAGATGGATTGGAAGTTTGGGATATCCCGAGGCCTTTTAaaatttctatgattttagctAATTTGCTTGATTCAAATCCTATTGAAAGGGGTtattggagaaatcctagtaatgaagataaaaatactcaatcatgaaTATTATCAATCTTGATCAGTAAACGCTCCCTTAATGGATAGAATGTTGGATatgataaaattgataaataaaTCTTATGATGCATATTGCATTCAGTAAGAGATGGATAACTGATACCCCACGTCCTTTGGAAGGATGCATATTATCCATTTAATCGCTCAAAGCCAAATTAATCAAGAGCATTGGGTTGTCCGcccatttaacataaacaagtAAACCTTGGACAGGGTTGGATAAATCTTAGTAATCCACCAGTATTCATTAAATTGAACATGGTATGAAGTTTTAATTTACAACTCTTTTGTCTCTAATAATGTCACAGTTATTTTATACtttatatttcatatttgaAAGATTTAGAACCAGCATAGGTGCATGTAATAGTACTAATTAagcttctttcttttttttttttttcccttcatGTTGCTGTGCTTTCCATTGTGCTTTAAGCACATAACATATTTTCATTCATACCCTATATGGATTTTGGATACACATAATGAAACTCATAAACATTAGAATACAATGTAGATTGGTATATGGAATTTGCCCTCTTATATTGATTCTTTCCATAAAGTCTAAGGTTCTCTTTAAATAGCTCAACTTTGGGCTGTATGACTGTCCAATAAATCTTAAACCTTTTTTCATCTTGCTGCAAAGCTGGAATGTGATTAAATCAAGAGGCATGTCTGTCGCCTCCTATTGAATGTTAAAGAGATAGAAGTCCAATTTAGTTGTACAGAAACTTCAAATTATATTGATTAGGTCAAAAGGgatattatttgattatataaagaAGCCATTAATACCTTTCTCAGCCTTTCGGCCAAGATCAAAGTGCAGTATCTATTTCTTGTCAGCTTATTTCAGGAGGCAGTCACTACTGAAGCTTAGTGAGCTAAACTTTTCTGGACCCATATTTAGAACTTAAGTCAAGTATGCCCATCATTTGTTTGGCAGTTAATTGGAAGGTGCTACAAATTTTGTGATTTATTGATCAACTGTTGTACCAATAGCTCAATATTCAGTGAACATATTTACCAGCTCATATTTAATTAACTGaagataattataaataaaaataaataagtaaataggTAATATCAATATGTCTAATTTTAAGGATTAAGAGGTTGGTACTTTTGTTACTTGGGTGTAACATAGGCAGCAAGCATTCTTAATTCACCGAaagagaaatgccagaggaccCTTTCTTTGTAGTCAAAATTTCACTTGACTTGACTGCTTACATGGCATTTATTCAGAACGTAACTTGTGTGTCGTTTGTGAAGCTTTGATCAGGTGTTGTAGCTAAAATGAATTCGCTATAGTTAGTTGAAACTGCATATTGTGAAAATTGTTTCCTAAGATGCAATTCCTTTCGAGTTAGACTCAGCCTGGCAGAATTTTGATATGTTTGCACTGGGGTTTTTGGTATCATTGGCTCTGCATGTTTCAGGTTGTTCTACGATAAAAATTTATGTGCATTCGGATGCATGGCCACCCAAATTAAATCCAATTAAGatttattaatcataataagGATTTAATATGGTGGATGCACCGTGCATCTGAATGTACAGGAGTCAGGAGCTCATAGGGAATGTGCATCTTTGATGGATATTTCATGGCGTTCCTTTTGAAGTTATTTTCATTAGATGAAAATGACAGTTTGGAAGTTCTTTCATATGTTGGACAACTATTTTCAACTACAGATGGAGCCAGGATTTGGAGTTCAAgtacaaaataattttatactataaattaGCATCATGCACTTTCTATAAAagattattttcatattaaTACAGAACATTATGTCAATATAAATCTATCACACATCTGTtgcatttatatatttattcatacaAAATTTGAAATCTCCATGCGATTGTTAAGCCAGCTGAAGACAAAATTGACTTTTGAAGTCCTCATTGTGTAATCAAAATTTTATACAGCTATTCAGTATTACTCAAACAATAATAGTAAATTGAAACTAAATACTGTACTAGCTAACTATTTCTTTTCGATTTGTGCATGTTGCTCACTCTTATTGATACAAAGCACTATCTGTGATTGAAATAAATTGTTTGGTATCAATGATTTGTTAGAAAATATGTAATCTAATCATTGTTTTTGACTCCCTCAGGAAACAGCTCATCTGTGAGAGCTGGAGCTATCCATTGTATCTGATAAAATGTTATATCCCACAAATCATCTTCATCTGTGATCTTCAAAATATCCTGTTCCTTCATGCTCATCACCATATTCTTCAACAGCTCCGGAATTATATTCGGCAGCTTTGATTCCCCATACTCTCCTAAGTCAGCCTTCATGCACGTATCCATTCTCCGAAGGATTCCTAGCCAGAACGTCCTGAAATTATTGCTCTCCGAAATCGGTTTCAAAAAATGCAGGTACAAATGTGACAGCACCTCCATGGACAGCTTGAGCGTGCCTTCCATGCTTCTCGTTTCCCTCTCTGCATTCTCCCGCCTGGAGTACTGCAGCATCTTCTCGTGCAGGTCGTCTACCATGGCGAAGATGATGTTGTAGAAGGAGTTGATGCAGCTTGTGGGAGTGAACAAGAGGTCCTCTCCAAGCAAGAAGCTTCTCTGAAGAGATAGAACTGCGTGGTTCCTTACTTCCTCGCGCCTGGCTAGGCTCGTCTTCTTCAGGGACTCCCCGAGCCTCTGGAAGAAGCTGATGGGGTTGTAGATTCTCGAGCTCTCCTCGACTGAGAGGCTATTTCCATTGTTTCCGACGCCCATGCTGCTCCCTGGATCCGAGTATCCGCCTTTGTACCACTCGACTAATAAACTGGCCGATTCTGCCAGCAGATCCATGATCTTGATGTTCTTGTCTACTCGGCTGTTCCTGAGCGCCACAAAGGCAAAGGCGCAGTCAATGCAGTAGGTGTAGTTGGTGCGTGTTATGTGGTTCTGATCCGACATCAGGTGGATCAGGGTCTCCACACCCTGGTCGTAGGTTTCTGGGTGCCGGCCCGTGACAGACAGCAGGTGCAGGACGGACATCCATCCAAGCTGCGTCTGCATTTTGCTGGGATAATCCGTGATGATCTTGCTCGCAGCCTGCAACAGGAACTCGCAACAGGTTTCGAGGATCTCCTTCTCCATCCTCCACATCAAGTTGATCGACTTGAAAATGAGCTCCTCTGCCCCATCTAGGAATTGATCCGAGGCCAGAAGCTTCAGGCACATCTTCATCAGGGATACTATCGCCTTCTCAGAGAATGGAATTGGCGAAAACAGAGGAAACTGCGTCACTTCCAGCAAGTAATCATGGTAGTAAGGCCAAAATGTCGACACTCTGTGTTTATTGGCCAGAGCCATGGAGCTGATGAGCTCCCAGCAGAATGTTACtgtctcctcctcctccaccggGGTGCTGAACTTCTGCCCTTTTCCAGCTGCAGCGAATATGATGCAGCGCCCCAGATTCAGCAGAGACTCCTCGGGTAGATTTGAACTAGTGCTGAAGATGCTTCCGATTTGGCATTGTTGAATGATGGTTGCATTCTGCTCAAATTCACTCAGGCCTTGATTTAGAGCTTCTTCCACATTCTCCATCGACATGAAGTTTAGAAATTTAGCAGTTATGCCGGAGCTCTGGCGTTTCTTGGAGAACTTGGGATCGTTGCTAGGTACAAGGACAGCGGAGTCCGGTTTTGGGACTGATTTTGGAGCCATTTCAGGCTCCATGATTGACTGTGGGAGTAGTTTCAGCCTCTTGAGCTTCAATAGGCACTCGATGATGGTTCTCCACCCACCTCTGATTGAGTCTTTGAAAGCGTTGACGATGGTGAAAACTGCTAGAATCGCCATCTTCGGCTTCATGTCGTGGCTGAAGGCGTACAAAGTCTCCTCTGCCGAGGCGTAAGGGTTCAACAATGTGGTGAATTTGCTGAACGAGCAAATCAACTCGTCCAGAGTGTCTTCTAGTCCATACTGAGATATTCTAGCAATCGAGAACAACGACTCAATGCAATCGTTGAGcatttcttcttcatcagagtGTTCGAACACTGCAGCAACTGTTGCCACTGATGGGCCCGCAATGGAGGCGAACATGTCCCTCCCCAATCTACGATCAAAATCGCATTGGATGAACGGTTGGGCAATCTTGGACCTGTTTATCAGCTGGATCCATCTGTTGGGATTCATTTCCACAACTGTGTTAGTATCATCCATCTTGATTGCGTTTGTTGCAATGGATTGGAAAAGCTCGGAGAGGTATTCCCGAGGGAGATCGTTTCCTCCATTGATTGATCGGTTGTTCTTGATGAAGTCCTCCTCTgtcatcttcttcttcacctGCGGGTTATGCTGATCCGTGTTCAGCATGATGATCGAGTAGCAGAAGATCATGACGGCGTCCTTGCTGGCGAACAGATCCGAGGATTGTTGATCATAGAACCGCTCGGAAAATGCCTCCACAACCCTTTGGATTTTCTGAGACTCACCTGGCAATCTGAAGCTCTCGAGGTAAGTTCGAAGAGAACTGTCTAGATTCATCCCAGTGAACTCGAATGTGTTTGTGAATTCTCTCAGAACTTGAACGTTGAATGCATCAGGATCACCGAGATAATCACCTATCATCGTCTTGTTCAGCTTGGGAGTGTATCGGAAGAAATAAGCATAGGCTTTGGGGTCAGGCGGATCCGATGTCAGCCCGGATTTCTTCAGGTAATCCAATCCCTTCTTTTCATCTCTATTGAAATGACTCCCTGCGATCAGTATCTTCCTCTTCTGCACTTTTCTGAACCTGAGATGATCAATCCAATCCTCGACATCGGCCCCTTTCACCTTCTCCTCCCAGTAAGGCCTGAATTCGGTGATCTCGACTGGATACGGTCCAGATGGGCTGGTGTCGTCTTCTCTATCAATATTATCAGCAACGTAGTGAAAAATCACCGACAGCCCTTCAAATGCCTGAATCTGAGTGCTTGTTAGGTAGGTACCTGTTGGAAACGCGTACTTGCAGAGAAGCTTTCCTGTCTCTTCGAACACATTCCTGAAACTCGTGTCGCAGTCGTAATTCACATAAGCTTCCATTGCAAAATTTGGTTGCCTGCAGAAGTTTATGATGGCCTCCACTGCAACTTCTTGGAGCTGGACGGAGCTTGCTGGCGTCGCAACCTTGAACAGCACGAAGGAGAAGAAGGCCTCCAGCTGGAGACGTATGGACCTGGAATGAGAAGGCAACGTTAGGGATGACGTTGGCAGACAAGAATGGTTATTAGTAGTCTGGCTGTCTGAACCTGCGGAGGAAGTGATAGAGGTTGAGAACAGTGCTCGAGATCATCGACAGGACCAGAGGGCTCGACGAGACACCATAGTGGATCAGATGGTGGAACAGATCATCCTGGATCATTCTCAGGAGCTTGGGATGCTTCCCAATGCTGTCCCCGCTCAGTTCTATCGCGGAGTTTATGAGATACAACGCGAAGACCTGCGTGTTCTCGTCCGTCGTCTGGTACATCACCCCATCCGCGTCCATGATGTCCACCACATTGAGTAGGGAGCAGAGGAAGTGGAAGATGTCGACTGCAGAGCCGATACCATAGCCAGAGTCGACATCATTGTCTTCTGTGTCTGACTCCGAATTCTCCCAGTCCTTCACTTCGATGTCCGGCAACCTCGAGAATATGATCTGGATGAGCTCGTTCATCGTGTACCTCGCGCAGCGCTGGAGCAGATCCACGCGGTTGGCCGTCTGCTGAACTACCTGGAAGCATGTGTTGACGAGCGTGCAGGTGGAGTGGTCGGTGAGCAGGATGGAGGTGCGGTGCCTCATGACGGCGGTGAGGGCTTGCAGAATCCGCATCATCACAGCGTCCTCCGTCACAGGATTGGTTTTCTCAAGGCGGCAGCTGGTGACGGCATTGACGGCGGAATTTATGGCCTCCCTGGCGCCCTGAGTCTTCTCGTCGAATATGCCGAGGCGGAGGATCTTGAGGACGGACTGGAGGGCGGCGGAAGTTGCGGAAGCCGGGATGTCGTCGCTCTGTATCACGTCAAGGAACGGCGACATGTAGACTGATGGGTCGATCGTCCGCCATTCCTGTTGAGGCTTGAAGAGAAGGGCTCGGAGGGATTTGAGAGATTGGAGAATGGAAGCGTCGCAGGTGTCGTCGGGGTGGTGGTAGTTCGACTCCGGTGGGCGGCGGATCACGGCGAGGAGAGCTCCCACCTCCGCGTTCAGCATGCAGGAGAGCCCCAGATCTTTTCTTTCTGATTTTGTCATGTatgtcttgttttcatcttCTTCCATCACTCTTTACTGCAGATTTTCAcacgatttttttttgttgtttattttggATTGTAAGTTCAAAAATCTGTTATGTTAGTTAACTAGGATGTTTTCTTGGACTGTTGTGCATAGTTTGGGCATGGGAATTCCGGGGTATAGTGGTAAATTTGGGTGGCATTTTTTTGGGAATTGTTGTCAGACAAATAGCCGAAATGGTTGCTACAAAAGAGGTTAAAGCCTTGTTTGAAAACAAGTTTAGtcaatttatctatttttgtgGTTAGAATGTTAGGTAGTGAAAATTGAATATTTCTAACGCTGAAAATATCATATTGTGTGTTCTGTTACGATGTGCATACTTCGatcctaaaataaaataagtagcTATATAGCTTGggatatttttgtattttatcttCATTCTGTTATCTCTTCCTTCATTTGATTCTTGCTTAAGTCCATTCCTAGGCCTACACACTAGGAATGTGTGATGTCTTTAAACTTCCATTCTCTGTTTTCTTTGTTCTTCTATTTCTATTTCTATTGATTTTTACTTCTAATTTCTTGTTTTCATGTCTAGAGAGTAGAGACGTTTAGAGTATGTTTGGTTTGGAATATTAGAACTTGGAATCGCATTTCTACCTTTTGCCTGTTTTTTGAAGCTTCTACTTTATTTTTTCGCTACATCATATTTTAACTTTATTACTTACCTTATTACTTGATGaacacataaatttaaaaaaaaaatgtcatctATGCGCACCACAAGCTAATGATATTGAAAACCGTGctactaattttatttataccAAGAACTTGTAGATGAACAGAGTAATTGATTTTATCATCTGTATAAATTAAAAGCCCTCTTATTATACGATCATTGCGAAATAAGACTTGATTGTTGATCGTGAAGCCACTATAGAAGCTCAAAGGGAAATAAAAGCGTTTAGATAGATATATAAACGCATGTGCTTATTGGTGATGTGACTCCTACACATAAACATTAAGACAATAAAGATgtacataattattattggggTGATGTATTTATTGGTAAAACATGTTCAGCATTTCTTGTGTTGTGATTGTGTGGTCCTCAACATTTCCCACATAATCCGTACATCCTCGTATCCACATGTTTGGATGTCGTCGTGGAGTTTCACAAGGCCTCCACCTGCACaaaatttttttggggtcacttattaaaata harbors:
- the LOC131008564 gene encoding ARF guanine-nucleotide exchange factor GNL2, whose translation is MEEDENKTYMTKSERKDLGLSCMLNAEVGALLAVIRRPPESNYHHPDDTCDASILQSLKSLRALLFKPQQEWRTIDPSVYMSPFLDVIQSDDIPASATSAALQSVLKILRLGIFDEKTQGAREAINSAVNAVTSCRLEKTNPVTEDAVMMRILQALTAVMRHRTSILLTDHSTCTLVNTCFQVVQQTANRVDLLQRCARYTMNELIQIIFSRLPDIEVKDWENSESDTEDNDVDSGYGIGSAVDIFHFLCSLLNVVDIMDADGVMYQTTDENTQVFALYLINSAIELSGDSIGKHPKLLRMIQDDLFHHLIHYGVSSSPLVLSMISSTVLNLYHFLRRSIRLQLEAFFSFVLFKVATPASSVQLQEVAVEAIINFCRQPNFAMEAYVNYDCDTSFRNVFEETGKLLCKYAFPTGTYLTSTQIQAFEGLSVIFHYVADNIDREDDTSPSGPYPVEITEFRPYWEEKVKGADVEDWIDHLRFRKVQKRKILIAGSHFNRDEKKGLDYLKKSGLTSDPPDPKAYAYFFRYTPKLNKTMIGDYLGDPDAFNVQVLREFTNTFEFTGMNLDSSLRTYLESFRLPGESQKIQRVVEAFSERFYDQQSSDLFASKDAVMIFCYSIIMLNTDQHNPQVKKKMTEEDFIKNNRSINGGNDLPREYLSELFQSIATNAIKMDDTNTVVEMNPNRWIQLINRSKIAQPFIQCDFDRRLGRDMFASIAGPSVATVAAVFEHSDEEEMLNDCIESLFSIARISQYGLEDTLDELICSFSKFTTLLNPYASAEETLYAFSHDMKPKMAILAVFTIVNAFKDSIRGGWRTIIECLLKLKRLKLLPQSIMEPEMAPKSVPKPDSAVLVPSNDPKFSKKRQSSGITAKFLNFMSMENVEEALNQGLSEFEQNATIIQQCQIGSIFSTSSNLPEESLLNLGRCIIFAAAGKGQKFSTPVEEEETVTFCWELISSMALANKHRVSTFWPYYHDYLLEVTQFPLFSPIPFSEKAIVSLMKMCLKLLASDQFLDGAEELIFKSINLMWRMEKEILETCCEFLLQAASKIITDYPSKMQTQLGWMSVLHLLSVTGRHPETYDQGVETLIHLMSDQNHITRTNYTYCIDCAFAFVALRNSRVDKNIKIMDLLAESASLLVEWYKGGYSDPGSSMGVGNNGNSLSVEESSRIYNPISFFQRLGESLKKTSLARREEVRNHAVLSLQRSFLLGEDLLFTPTSCINSFYNIIFAMVDDLHEKMLQYSRRENAERETRSMEGTLKLSMEVLSHLYLHFLKPISESNNFRTFWLGILRRMDTCMKADLGEYGESKLPNIIPELLKNMVMSMKEQDILKITDEDDLWDITFYQIQWIAPALTDELFPEGVKNND